The following are encoded in a window of Rhizobium sp. WYJ-E13 genomic DNA:
- a CDS encoding PE-PGRS family protein — translation MPIPQMSDTIYLNNPDAGDANAGNGGDGNNHGNINYNPVAYVDPSQTVYGAETHLHNGDHVWQTAGWDAGGGGPGGFSQAQNGFLASLTSGAGGAGGEAHSNGDQGNTSGGDTATVNAATTATQYTQLVADQHATILAGVGGNGGNGNNALGGDIASALVHTDPETTTVNNSLDHFINAFGHIDVSHLGS, via the coding sequence ATGCCTATTCCACAAATGTCTGACACGATCTATCTCAACAACCCGGATGCGGGCGACGCCAATGCCGGCAACGGCGGTGATGGCAACAACCACGGCAACATCAACTACAATCCGGTTGCCTATGTGGACCCCTCACAAACGGTCTACGGGGCAGAGACCCATCTGCACAACGGCGATCACGTCTGGCAGACGGCAGGTTGGGACGCCGGCGGTGGCGGACCCGGCGGCTTCAGCCAGGCCCAGAACGGCTTCCTGGCATCGCTCACCAGCGGCGCCGGCGGCGCGGGAGGAGAAGCACACTCCAACGGCGATCAAGGCAATACGAGCGGCGGCGACACGGCTACGGTGAATGCGGCGACGACCGCGACACAATATACGCAGCTCGTGGCTGACCAGCATGCCACCATCCTCGCAGGCGTCGGCGGCAACGGCGGCAACGGAAACAACGCTCTGGGCGGCGATATCGCATCGGCTCTGGTTCACACCGATCCCGAAACGACGACGGTGAACAATTCACTCGATCATTTCATCAACGCCTTCGGCCATATCGACGTCAGCCATCTCGGCTCATGA
- a CDS encoding type I secretion system permease/ATPase — protein sequence MATISTKLSRPQTHLVVALRACAGAFGLVFLYSCGYNLFLLAPSVYLLQIYDRVLSSRSVDTLLMLTLIIAVAVLVGSMLDIVRRAALSRIGSWLDHRLRPMVLTASFEYATLADTGAATECYRDLAALRQFLDSPASSLFFDVPWAPLFLLLLFLVHPLLGTIGLLSACALLLFAFLTELATREPLGQANLALSRSYLRFSTALKNLEVIRAMGMQDGAAQIVYRDAEMARRSQDIAMHRTEIILGFSKSVRTLAQILMMGSATWLVLENNGSPGIIFVASLLLGRGLAPIEGAIGAWRAFTYARNAFNRLNNMLISVASGSDPRMVPVPEPGGLVLDNVSYIRPSANEPILTGITLRLAPGDCVALIGPSGSGKSTLGRVMAGVVPATSGCALLGGVDISALRLCGGTRHVGYLPQDIELFGGAIKDVIGRLDGGDPGKAIEAAKLVGLHEAIMRLPRGYETDIGEGGNLLLRAQRQQLGLARAAYGNPSLIVLDDPNSSLDYDGERMLFHAIERMKSRGMTVVIITHRMGILPVTNKIAIIRNGTVAAFGDSERIYETYLQPPSRTGT from the coding sequence ATGGCAACGATCTCTACAAAGCTATCGCGCCCGCAGACACACCTCGTTGTTGCGCTCCGAGCCTGTGCCGGAGCCTTCGGCCTGGTCTTCCTTTACAGCTGCGGCTACAATCTCTTTCTTCTGGCGCCTTCCGTCTATCTCCTGCAGATCTATGACAGGGTCCTGTCCAGCCGAAGCGTCGACACGCTGCTGATGCTGACCTTGATCATCGCCGTCGCCGTGCTGGTCGGGTCCATGCTCGATATCGTGCGCAGGGCGGCTCTCTCGCGCATCGGCAGCTGGCTGGACCACAGGCTGCGGCCGATGGTGCTGACCGCATCATTCGAATATGCCACTCTTGCCGATACGGGAGCCGCCACGGAATGCTACCGGGATCTCGCCGCGCTGCGCCAGTTCCTGGATTCACCGGCCAGCTCGCTGTTCTTCGACGTTCCCTGGGCGCCGCTGTTCCTGCTCCTGCTCTTTCTCGTTCATCCGCTGCTTGGGACCATCGGGCTTCTGAGCGCATGTGCGCTTCTGCTGTTTGCGTTCCTGACGGAACTGGCGACGCGGGAGCCGCTCGGCCAGGCCAATCTTGCCCTTTCGAGAAGCTATCTCAGATTTTCGACCGCCCTCAAGAACCTCGAGGTCATCAGGGCAATGGGCATGCAGGATGGCGCAGCGCAGATCGTCTATCGCGATGCGGAAATGGCAAGACGGTCGCAGGACATCGCGATGCATCGCACGGAGATCATTCTTGGATTCTCCAAATCGGTCCGCACGCTCGCGCAGATCCTCATGATGGGATCGGCGACATGGCTGGTGCTCGAAAACAACGGCAGCCCCGGAATCATTTTCGTTGCCAGCCTGCTGCTCGGGCGCGGGCTCGCGCCGATCGAGGGCGCGATCGGGGCATGGCGAGCCTTTACCTATGCGCGCAATGCCTTCAACCGCCTGAACAATATGCTGATATCGGTCGCATCGGGATCCGACCCCCGAATGGTGCCGGTGCCGGAACCCGGCGGCCTCGTTCTCGACAATGTCAGCTATATCAGGCCATCAGCCAATGAGCCGATATTGACCGGCATCACCTTGCGCCTGGCACCTGGCGATTGCGTCGCGCTCATCGGCCCCTCGGGATCGGGAAAATCGACGCTCGGTCGCGTCATGGCAGGCGTCGTGCCGGCAACGAGCGGATGCGCCCTTCTCGGCGGGGTCGATATCTCGGCTCTGCGCCTTTGCGGCGGGACCCGCCACGTCGGCTACCTGCCGCAGGACATCGAACTCTTCGGCGGCGCAATCAAGGATGTGATCGGCCGTCTGGACGGAGGCGATCCCGGCAAGGCGATCGAGGCCGCAAAGCTGGTCGGATTGCACGAAGCGATCATGCGCCTGCCCCGCGGCTACGAGACCGATATCGGCGAAGGCGGAAACCTGCTCCTGCGCGCCCAGCGCCAGCAGCTCGGACTGGCGCGCGCAGCCTATGGAAATCCGTCCCTGATCGTTCTCGACGATCCGAATTCGAGCCTGGATTATGACGGAGAACGCATGCTGTTCCACGCGATCGAGCGCATGAAATCCCGTGGGATGACCGTCGTTATCATAACGCACCGGATGGGGATCCTGCCGGTCACCAACAAGATCGCCATCATCCGCAACGGAACGGTGGCTGCCTTCGGCGACAGCGAGCGGATCTATGAAACCTATCTTCAACCGCCATCTCGAACAGGAACATAG
- a CDS encoding HlyD family type I secretion periplasmic adaptor subunit has translation MTLVQLEAKPARFSNWSRACRQFAQRSAAAARRRTNFSPVIEQNQRGIAPPSPMPGLRGVVWTGNLLILVFIVGLGGWSVLAPLKSAAIASGVIEPETSRKTIQHLEGGIIRRILVKNGDRVMGGQIVIELDDTKFRAERDSIQGQLWDAEGSRARLFAEQTGGDRVVYPQDLRAAMDRYPSVGAILTGQQKIFEARRRVMQAEIQIANEKIAQVRQEIIGLGAQKAALADRAAISRQELDQVTSLNAKGLEKKSRLLNLQREKADLDGQQGQVEAQISRAHQVISETQADLAKLESDRLSEVAQGMRDTESRILQLRERLRAIDDQLLRTDIRAPEDGTIMNLRIHTAGGVVGAGEPLVDLLPRSDRLIVSVHVRPEDMNLVRAGLEAQVHLLPYNQRRVPLLKGRVEYVSADRLTDPQTGQPYFAATIRVTDERLAKMRDVELIAGMPAQTLIETGQSSVALYAVRPLLDSFNRAFRED, from the coding sequence ATGACCCTTGTTCAACTGGAGGCAAAGCCGGCGAGATTTTCAAACTGGTCAAGGGCGTGCCGGCAGTTCGCGCAACGATCGGCGGCGGCAGCCAGGCGGCGGACGAATTTTTCGCCTGTCATCGAACAGAACCAGCGCGGCATCGCTCCCCCTTCCCCCATGCCGGGGCTCAGAGGCGTCGTCTGGACGGGTAACCTGTTGATCCTCGTCTTCATCGTCGGATTGGGCGGCTGGTCGGTTCTGGCGCCGTTGAAAAGCGCTGCGATCGCATCCGGTGTCATCGAGCCGGAAACCAGCCGCAAGACCATCCAGCACCTGGAGGGCGGCATTATCAGGCGGATCCTCGTCAAGAACGGCGACAGGGTCATGGGCGGACAGATCGTGATCGAACTCGACGACACGAAGTTCCGCGCCGAGCGCGACAGCATTCAAGGGCAGCTCTGGGACGCCGAAGGAAGCCGCGCCCGCCTGTTTGCGGAGCAGACGGGCGGCGACCGTGTCGTCTATCCGCAAGACCTCAGGGCCGCCATGGACAGATATCCTTCGGTCGGCGCGATCCTGACCGGGCAGCAGAAAATCTTCGAGGCCCGTCGCCGGGTCATGCAGGCCGAAATCCAGATCGCCAATGAAAAGATCGCGCAGGTGCGGCAGGAAATCATCGGACTGGGCGCGCAGAAGGCCGCACTCGCCGACAGGGCCGCGATCTCGAGACAGGAACTGGATCAGGTGACGTCCCTCAACGCCAAGGGACTGGAAAAAAAGAGCAGGCTTCTCAACCTCCAGCGGGAAAAAGCAGATCTCGATGGCCAGCAGGGTCAGGTCGAGGCGCAGATATCCCGCGCCCATCAGGTGATCAGCGAGACACAGGCCGATCTCGCAAAGCTCGAGAGCGACCGGTTGAGCGAAGTCGCCCAGGGCATGCGCGATACGGAAAGCCGGATCTTGCAGCTGCGCGAGCGCCTGCGGGCGATCGACGACCAGCTCCTGAGGACCGATATCCGTGCCCCCGAGGATGGGACGATCATGAACCTGCGCATCCACACGGCTGGTGGCGTGGTCGGCGCGGGCGAACCGCTCGTCGATCTCCTGCCGCGCTCCGATCGCCTCATCGTGTCCGTCCACGTCAGACCGGAAGACATGAATCTCGTCCGTGCGGGGCTCGAGGCCCAGGTTCATCTGCTTCCCTACAATCAGCGGCGCGTTCCGCTCCTGAAAGGTCGGGTCGAATATGTATCGGCCGACCGCCTCACCGATCCACAGACCGGCCAGCCCTATTTTGCCGCGACAATCCGTGTGACGGACGAGCGGCTGGCGAAAATGAGGGATGTCGAACTGATCGCGGGCATGCCCGCACAGACACTGATCGAAACGGGTCAAAGCAGCGTGGCGCTCTATGCTGTCAGGCCATTGCTCGACAGTTTCAACAGAGCATTTCGCGAGGACTGA
- a CDS encoding transposase translates to MGKRKFDDDQITGILREHKAGVTVADVCHRYGISEPTFYRWQSLQVRNVGLDAKRVKALEEENQKLKKLLAEAMFSAATLSEMLAKTSKGS, encoded by the coding sequence ATGGGCAAGAGAAAATTCGACGACGACCAGATTACGGGCATTCTCAGGGAGCACAAAGCCGGTGTGACGGTGGCCGATGTTTGCCACAGGTACGGCATCAGCGAGCCGACCTTCTATCGATGGCAATCCCTGCAGGTGCGAAATGTCGGGCTCGATGCCAAAAGGGTGAAAGCGCTGGAGGAAGAGAACCAGAAGCTCAAGAAGCTCCTGGCCGAAGCCATGTTCTCGGCGGCAACGCTGAGCGAGATGCTGGCGAAGACATCGAAAGGAAGCTGA
- a CDS encoding SDR family NAD(P)-dependent oxidoreductase — MINLEGKLAFVTGGSRGIGAAIALALAENGADVAFTYQNSEERAKNVTESIQRTGRRAFAIQADSADPKAIQRSVNEALDKLGGLDILVNSAAVGMNGTIADLDVEAYQKMMDINVRAPVLFAKAAIPYLKAGGRIISIGSGLGERVPFAGVTAYAMSKAALTSFTRGLSRELGPSAITVNLVQPGSTDTDSNPASGPAAEFQRGMTSLGRFAEAREVANAVVFLASPAASIITGAILTADGGAIA; from the coding sequence ATGATCAATCTTGAGGGCAAACTCGCATTTGTCACAGGCGGCTCGCGCGGGATCGGAGCGGCAATCGCGCTCGCTCTGGCAGAGAACGGCGCCGATGTCGCATTCACATACCAGAACTCGGAGGAGAGAGCCAAAAATGTTACCGAATCCATCCAGCGCACGGGGCGACGTGCCTTTGCGATCCAGGCCGACAGCGCCGATCCGAAGGCCATTCAGCGGTCTGTGAATGAGGCGCTCGATAAGCTTGGTGGGCTCGATATTCTCGTCAACTCGGCTGCGGTCGGGATGAATGGCACGATCGCAGACCTCGATGTGGAAGCCTATCAGAAGATGATGGATATCAACGTCCGCGCACCTGTGCTGTTTGCAAAAGCGGCAATTCCGTATCTGAAGGCAGGTGGACGCATCATTTCCATCGGGTCGGGTCTCGGTGAACGTGTACCCTTCGCAGGCGTAACGGCCTATGCGATGTCCAAAGCGGCTCTCACCTCCTTCACGCGCGGCCTTTCGCGAGAGCTGGGGCCGAGTGCAATCACCGTCAACCTCGTGCAGCCTGGTTCGACCGACACGGACTCGAATCCGGCAAGCGGTCCCGCCGCCGAATTCCAGCGAGGCATGACATCCTTGGGACGCTTCGCCGAGGCCCGCGAAGTTGCGAACGCAGTTGTCTTTCTGGCCAGTCCCGCGGCGAGCATTATAACCGGCGCGATACTGACAGCGGATGGCGGTGCGATCGCCTGA
- a CDS encoding transglutaminase-like cysteine peptidase: MRRLVCLVSLVFFPMQFQAFAGQLLPVGRSIGAPVGFASACASYRWLCRGTPSRATAEQAGMPLLRKVTRTVNLRVRSTEDRSADDWTLPVGGRGDCEDYALQKMKDLIDAGFPANRLALSVVIGLRDENHVVLIARMDDGDYVLDNLNNAVKPWRATPYTFLATQDFRAKSTWRVTLAGPRANEFS; this comes from the coding sequence ATGCGACGGCTTGTTTGTCTTGTTTCCCTTGTGTTCTTTCCCATGCAATTTCAGGCATTTGCCGGACAGCTGCTGCCGGTCGGCAGAAGCATCGGCGCGCCGGTGGGATTCGCGTCCGCCTGTGCCAGTTACCGCTGGCTTTGCCGTGGGACTCCCTCGCGAGCGACAGCCGAGCAGGCGGGCATGCCGCTTCTTCGCAAGGTCACCCGCACCGTGAACCTGCGCGTCCGCTCGACGGAGGACCGCTCCGCCGACGACTGGACCCTGCCCGTCGGCGGCCGGGGCGACTGCGAGGATTACGCTTTGCAGAAGATGAAGGACCTGATCGACGCCGGTTTTCCGGCAAACCGCCTGGCGCTCTCGGTGGTGATCGGCCTGCGTGACGAGAACCACGTCGTGCTGATCGCCCGCATGGACGACGGCGATTACGTGCTCGACAATCTCAACAACGCGGTGAAACCCTGGAGAGCCACGCCCTATACGTTTCTGGCGACGCAGGATTTCCGGGCAAAATCGACCTGGCGGGTGACGCTTGCCGGGCCGCGGGCGAACGAGTTTTCGTGA
- a CDS encoding S9 family peptidase, with product MKLTRKQFGIGMVAAGFGAGMTAQATEVPGQAAKPPAGNKPAENLPTTPMAAHQASYFFRNSAFEYVLLTSLGRAYHQGGNVGKVLYLTRQIEDGNFDSAYGAMIAAGDEARVIAEDSLSGGHRESARQALLWAQNYYDSATYFADGTGDPGKITAAWQKMDDCWLKSLPLFDPPIEEVSIPYENTALRGFYFRGKGNAQKRPLLILVNGSDGSALDMWMMGAAGGTARGYDCLTFDGPGQGYALWKQGMPFRPDFEHVVTPVVDFALTLQGVDPGRIAIQGISQGGYWVPRAVAFEKRIAAAIADPGVTDVSASWTATLPPPMLALLDAGKKEEFDGYMARMLDPATKNALAFRMRPYGTTSYFDAFKATMAYRLDDVADRITCPMLITEPANEAFWPGQSQQLYTMLTGPKTMAAFAASDGADLHCEPGGYGLRDLRVFNWLDEVLG from the coding sequence ATGAAGCTGACAAGAAAACAGTTCGGCATCGGCATGGTCGCCGCAGGTTTCGGGGCGGGAATGACTGCGCAGGCAACCGAAGTGCCGGGCCAGGCCGCCAAGCCTCCGGCCGGGAACAAGCCTGCCGAAAACCTGCCGACGACGCCGATGGCGGCGCATCAGGCGAGCTATTTCTTCAGGAATTCTGCCTTCGAATATGTGCTCCTGACCAGCCTCGGGCGCGCCTATCACCAGGGCGGCAATGTCGGCAAGGTTCTCTATCTCACGCGCCAGATCGAGGATGGCAATTTCGACAGCGCCTATGGCGCGATGATCGCTGCCGGCGACGAGGCGCGCGTCATTGCCGAGGATTCGCTCTCCGGCGGCCACCGGGAGAGCGCCCGGCAGGCGCTGCTCTGGGCGCAGAATTATTATGACAGCGCCACCTATTTCGCCGATGGCACCGGCGACCCCGGCAAGATCACCGCCGCCTGGCAGAAGATGGACGATTGCTGGCTGAAATCGCTTCCGCTCTTCGATCCGCCGATCGAAGAGGTGAGCATTCCCTATGAGAATACGGCGCTGCGCGGCTTCTATTTCCGCGGCAAGGGCAATGCGCAGAAGCGCCCGCTGCTGATCCTCGTCAATGGCAGCGATGGCTCGGCTCTCGACATGTGGATGATGGGGGCGGCCGGCGGCACCGCGCGCGGCTATGATTGCCTGACCTTCGACGGGCCGGGCCAAGGTTATGCGCTATGGAAACAGGGCATGCCCTTCCGCCCGGATTTCGAGCATGTGGTGACCCCGGTCGTCGATTTCGCGCTGACGCTGCAAGGGGTCGATCCCGGGCGCATTGCGATCCAGGGCATCAGCCAGGGTGGCTATTGGGTGCCGCGCGCCGTCGCCTTCGAAAAACGCATCGCCGCTGCGATCGCCGACCCCGGCGTGACCGATGTCTCCGCCTCCTGGACGGCCACCCTGCCGCCGCCGATGCTGGCGCTGCTGGATGCCGGCAAGAAGGAAGAGTTCGACGGCTATATGGCCAGGATGCTGGACCCCGCAACGAAGAACGCGCTCGCCTTCCGCATGCGACCCTATGGCACCACCTCCTATTTCGACGCCTTCAAGGCGACGATGGCTTACCGGCTGGATGATGTGGCTGACAGGATCACCTGCCCGATGCTGATTACCGAGCCCGCCAACGAGGCCTTCTGGCCCGGGCAATCGCAACAGCTCTACACGATGCTGACGGGGCCGAAGACGATGGCGGCTTTTGCGGCATCCGACGGGGCCGATCTGCATTGCGAGCCGGGCGGATACGGGTTGAGGGATTTGCGGGTCTTCAACTGGCTGGACGAGGTTTTGGGGTGA
- a CDS encoding DUF3597 domain-containing protein yields the protein MSIFDRIKHAIFGEAQATEAAAPAPAPTAPATSAPTASAPASAAPAAPSPAPTTNPSPAPARTQPVDIEQMLNAAVKKSGQKLDWRHSIVDLMKALGMDASMAERKELAGELGYTGDTGDSAKMNIFLHKALMKKLSENGGKVPADLLD from the coding sequence ATGAGCATTTTCGACCGCATCAAGCACGCTATTTTCGGCGAGGCACAAGCCACCGAGGCCGCAGCGCCCGCACCGGCGCCCACCGCCCCCGCCACCTCGGCGCCCACGGCGAGCGCACCGGCTTCGGCCGCGCCCGCCGCCCCCTCGCCGGCGCCGACCACCAATCCCTCACCTGCCCCGGCCAGGACGCAGCCTGTCGATATCGAGCAGATGCTGAACGCAGCCGTGAAAAAATCCGGCCAGAAGCTCGACTGGCGCCATTCGATCGTCGATCTCATGAAGGCGCTTGGAATGGATGCGAGCATGGCGGAGCGCAAGGAACTGGCCGGCGAACTCGGCTACACCGGCGATACCGGTGACAGCGCGAAAATGAACATCTTCCTGCACAAGGCGCTGATGAAGAAACTGTCGGAAAACGGCGGCAAGGTGCCGGCCGATCTCCTGGACTGA
- a CDS encoding CopG family ribbon-helix-helix protein, which translates to MASPTSLKLDDELKGRVQHLAELRRRSSHWIMREAIAQYVAREEKREALRQQTLDAWDEFQATGLHVTGDEVETWLSTWGTDDELPAPECHK; encoded by the coding sequence ATGGCATCGCCGACCTCGCTCAAGCTCGATGATGAACTGAAGGGCCGCGTCCAGCATCTGGCCGAGCTTCGCCGTCGCTCGTCCCACTGGATCATGCGGGAAGCCATTGCACAATATGTGGCGCGCGAGGAAAAGCGCGAGGCGTTGCGACAGCAGACGCTGGACGCCTGGGACGAATTTCAGGCGACCGGACTGCATGTCACAGGTGACGAAGTCGAGACATGGCTTTCCACCTGGGGAACTGACGACGAGCTGCCCGCACCCGAATGCCACAAGTAG
- a CDS encoding type II toxin-antitoxin system RelE/ParE family toxin, giving the protein MPQVVFSPAAIRDLQRLRDLLTPKNPSAARRAGETILAGVRTLCLHPHMGRLIEDLPEQYREWLIDFGDSGYVARYRFDQNTVTILAVRHQKEAMF; this is encoded by the coding sequence ATGCCACAAGTAGTCTTTTCGCCGGCAGCGATCCGCGACCTGCAACGGCTGCGGGATTTGCTGACGCCGAAAAACCCCTCGGCAGCAAGGCGAGCGGGGGAAACGATCCTCGCAGGTGTCAGAACGCTCTGCCTGCATCCGCATATGGGCCGCCTGATCGAGGACCTGCCCGAGCAATACCGCGAATGGCTCATCGATTTCGGAGACAGCGGATATGTGGCCCGCTACCGCTTCGATCAGAACACAGTCACGATCCTTGCGGTGCGGCACCAGAAGGAAGCAATGTTCTGA
- a CDS encoding YkgJ family cysteine cluster protein: MTPSTELDCQACGACCSYSSEWPRFTTESDADLDLLPAHFVWADQTGMRCDGERCSALSGTVGSYVSCMVYDIRPDVCRACLPGDEACLTAREAYGLM; this comes from the coding sequence ATGACCCCATCAACAGAACTAGACTGTCAGGCCTGCGGCGCGTGCTGTTCCTATTCGAGCGAATGGCCGAGGTTCACCACCGAGAGCGACGCCGACCTGGATCTGCTGCCGGCGCATTTCGTTTGGGCGGATCAGACGGGCATGCGTTGCGATGGAGAGCGCTGCTCTGCGCTCTCGGGCACGGTCGGCTCATATGTCTCGTGCATGGTCTATGATATCAGGCCGGATGTGTGCCGCGCCTGCCTTCCCGGCGACGAAGCCTGCCTGACGGCGCGCGAGGCCTACGGGCTGATGTAG